The genomic stretch CCTGACTGACAGGTGACACTGCTAACTGACAGGTAACACACCTGACTGACAGGTAACACAGCTAACAGGTAACACACCTGACAGGTGACACACCTGACAGGTAACACACCTGACAGGTAACACATCTGACTGACAGGTAACACACCTGACTGACAGGTAACACATCTGACTGACAGGTAACAGAGCTGACAGGTGACATTGCTGACAGGTAACACATCTGACTGACAGGTAACACAGCTGACAGGTGACACTGCTGACAGGTGACACTGCTGACAGGTGATACAACTGACAGGTGACACAGCTGACAGGTAACACTGCTGACTGACAGGTAACACAGCTGACAGGTAACAGAGCTGACAGGTGACACTGCTGACTTACAGATAACACAACTGACAGGTAACACAGCTCACAGGTAACACAGCTCACAGGTAACACTGCTGATTGACAGGTAACACAGCTGACAGATAACACAGCTGACAGGTAACACAGCTGACAGATAACACAGCTGACAGGTGACACAGCTGACAGGTAACAGGGCTGCCTGGCTTCCAGGGGTCACCTTGCTTTCCTACACTGAATGTGCAGGCACCAGGAAGAATACAGCTACACAGAGCTGACACTCAGAATGAGAGAATACTGCTGTCTGCAGACCTCTTGCTGATTTTTGGGATATTCCTTGGCAATCTTACAGAAGCACAGTGATAACCACTGCTGACAACAGATGCAGGGGTGAAGAAGCAGGATTGTTACATGAATCACAGACAGAGTAAAGGAAATGGAAGTATTTCAAGGATTTGTGTCATTTACCCTTGTTGCTTATACTCCAGAAATTTAACCAACACTCAGGAAGCTGAGTAGATTCAATTACACAAACTAAAAATCTGTCAGCATCACTGTCTTTAAGTAAGGACCTCATACAACAACAGGTTATATTTCTCTGAAGAAATGCTTTTATATGTAGAATGACTCCCACTTTTTCTTGTCATCTCCTCTCTCCAGGCTCTAAAAGGGTTCATCTTCATTATGCAACTTTCAAATTTCTAAGTGAGAAAATGCCAGTCAAGATTCTATTTTACATGGCACACATGTTTTTTGGGATAAAACGGTACTTTTCCATAACAGTTTGAAATACCCCATGAAGTTGGGCAAGTAAAAAATAAGCTTAAATTTGAAATTTCATTCCACTCTGAGGAAGGTCAGAGTAATGTGAACAATttgcaacaacaacaacaaataacAAAGATGCTTCAAACCTGCTACTTCTGTTCAATCTCATTGCAGGTAAAAAATTTTTGTTAGAGAAGCTCCAGCTATCATCCTGCATTAAGTGACCAATTGATACATAACATTAACCTAGAGAGATGTCCctaattctgtatttctgcctgcaggcacagtGGCAAAGGGAAGCATGCGGGTGTGGATGTCATCTGCTCTGATGGAGCCACGGTGTACGCTCCCTTCAGCGGGCAGCTCTCAGGACCCATCCGCTTCTTCCACAATGGAAATGCCATTGATGATGGAGTCCAGATCAGGGGATCAGGCAAGTAATTGACAGCAGGTGTGCTGTGAGATGTGCACAAGTAATCACTTCATTTACTTGAGCAAGGTCCCTGTGGTTCTTCAATTCAAGCACAGTGTTGATTAATCTTACATCCTCTGTAGTACGCTGAAATACTGgaaggcagcaccagcaggatgTAGTCCTTTCCTATGCTTTTCTTggagaggagggaagaaaggagTTGAAAAACAGGGAGCAGGAAAATAACAACCCCAAATCAAAAAATAggaaacagtaaaaataaagcaCCGGAAACATATCCTCAGTTTTGCTGAGAGGATGTTTTCCTGTCTCATAATTCCAAcacccttttttcctttttacccTGGCAAATATAGTAATTTTGAGTTCACCATTGTTGGTACCTCAACTACATTTCTGCTTCATGCTAACAGTCTCCAGTGAGAGGCTggcagggaatgctgctggcTCACCCCAGGAGAAGATGCAGCTGGTGTTTGCTGACCCtgtttcctctccctctctcccaggTTACTGTGTGAAGCTCGTCTGCATTCACCCCATCCGGTACCAAGGCCAGATCCGCAGAGGGCAACGGCTGGGGAAAATGCTGCCCATGCAAAAAGTATTTCCTGGCATTATTTCTCACATCCACGTTGAGAACTGCGACCACTCTGATCCTACTCATCTGCTTACACCTGGTAAAAAATCCCATAACAAAAAACACAACTCAGAACAAGAGTAGATTTGCACTCCAGGACCTGTGATACTCTTTTTGAAATGTTgtatttaaagcattttcttcaATGAAATAATCCTAATCTAGAAATATTACCATCCATCTTAGGTCTACATTCCATTTACATTTCCTAAAGGATTACAAATTTTATGGAGAAAAATCCAATTAGAAGCACGGGATGTAATGTCAGCATGTCCTTACCTAACTGTAAATCAAACATAGTAGTTGCAAGCATGCAAGTGATAAAACAATCTAGGAGTTAACTTTGATGTGCTGTGTTCTGTGTTTCAAAGATGTTCCACCACTGCCACAACGGGCCCAGGACGGGCGCTgggctgcagtgtgtgctgggaaCCCTACCAACGAGATAAGAGGCTGTGATAAGTATGGCTGCGGATACTATGGAGCTCCAAGGTAATATAGTAATTGGAGaatgtggggttttgttgtACTTCCACTGAAGTAAgagttaaatattttgtttaggtcacaaaaaaattacagctttgAAGGCTTGGGTTGGACTTGAGAAACTTTTAGGCTGCCTACATTGTTAATGACACTTTGCTTGGAGCTTTTTATCAGACTGAGCCATGCCTGACCTGACCTAGAGTTGGGAACACTCCTGACTCAAGTGGAGGGTTGGACTTGATGTCCTTCACACAGCCACACTTTCTGTGACTCTATGGTCTTTATTTAAAGACCTGGAAGAAAGGCATTTTTCTCCAACTCTTAACAGGTCATCCACCCTTACATGACACTACCTCACCTACAGCTTTGCAGATCTTTCAGCCAGTTTGCTGACACTGTTTCTGCCCTAACAACCCATTTCCAGATCTCTTCATGTGCTGCCCAacctctctgcagctctgggcctGAGCAGAGGTTTCTTTAAAGATGTGTTTGCTTGCAGACGCGATGGCAAAGGGAAGCACCGGGCTGTGGATGTCATCTGTGCTGACGGGGCCACCGTGTACGCTCCCTTCTCTGGCCAGCTCTCTGGGCCTGTGAAATTCTTCCACAATGGAAATGCCATTGATGATGGAGTCCAAATCAGGGGACCAGGTACATAGCCATCTGTCATTTaacatttctttgttttgagCTCATATAGGATGTGTTACCTTGCAGTTAGCCACGTAGTTTTGCCATGTTTTCTTCTATCCACTTACATTCAGAACTTTTTGCTCCTGCTACAATGCAAGTAATTGAGTTCTGCAGAATGTCTTCaagcttttccctttcctaCAGCACAAATTTCCATCTTCTCCTTGCTTTCCCTCTTCTACCAAGTCAATGACTCCAACCACTACCTAATTTATATGACCACGGTATTGCTGCTATTTCAGTATTTCCACTATTGCTATCTCAGTGCAAAGGACAAGACAGACATTgttaatatttctgaaatatagTACAGAAGCACAAATGCTTCTCAGTCATCTGAGGTTTTCCCTCTTGTTTTTTCACCAGAGTTCTGTGTAAAACTACTCTGTATCCATCCCATAAGATACAGTGGTCAAATTTCCAAGGGACAAGTCCTTGGGAGAATGTTGCCAATGCAAAGAGTATTTCCTGGGATCACATCTCATATTCACGTTGAGAACTGCGACCACTCGGATCCTACAAGCAACCTTGAAAGGGGGAAAGGGCAAAGAGAGTGAAATGGAAACACAGTAAATTCCAAATAAATCCATCTCAGCATCCaaaagttgtttttcttctcatgCACTACGGTTTATACTATCACCTACTCAATACTTTGAGCCTTACACACGCAGTGTCTGTTGGATGGCAACAGactcacaaaacaaaaaaagatttGAGTTTTTATTGGAATTTGCATTTACCAGACAATCAGGAAATTAGCAATGACTAGCTATAAGCTTTCTCAAAGTCTGAACAATCAGCTAAAATGCAGAGTGCTCACTCCCTCCTGTGGCAGAGAAGGCACATTCCTGTCAGCTTCTCTCCTGAGCACCAGCTGGCTTCACTTGTTCAGATCAGGGAGAACAAATGCTctaaaaaatcccaacattCATCAGTGCAGGCCTATTTAACTGGGAGCTTGGAGCTGCAACAAGCTGACATTAAACAGCCACGTTTGATtaccttaaaggtcttttccagcctcagtgattctgtgattcatggCTTCACAGAAACTGCCTTTGTGACAGGGACTGAGAGAGGGACAATATTCAGAGCAGCCTTTTAAGGGCTTCCCCCTGAACTCTGTCACCAGTGTTTTTAAATACACCaacactgctctgctggctAGAGAGACAGGGAGGACTCCAGGACTTCCCAATGACTCACAAGCTTTGTTCACACTCCATTTTGGGGTCTGCATGTCGAAAATCAGGTTTCAGGCACAAAGGCGAAATGACAATGACTAATTTGCCACGCTCCAGTCTCTCCCAAGGCTTGTCACATACATTGCTTCTAGCAGGAGAGAACCCCAAGAGGACACAGTGCAACAGATGGATGAGTCTAGTGCATGGGTTAAACCACTTTATTACATTTCCATTTGAAGCAAACCACACATCTTGAACCAAATACTGTttggaaatatttcagttttgtgttTAAATTATAATCCCCTGGATTATGGAAGTGCTCAGCTCACAGCCTCTACCAACCAGAGTCATAGAGATGCTTCTCAACTGTGCAACAGGCACTAAAGCATTACTGACTCAGGTGTGTGTAACCTTGAATCCTTGGGCTTCCAGCTGGGAACAAATCTGTCCAAGAAAAGTGTGGTTTAACCCTTGAGCTGCTGTTTTATGCAAGTGGGGAAGAAACTCACTTATTCTCTGCTGTAAATGCACTGGTTCTAGCTGGGATAGTTCCTTTGCTTCACAGGAGCAGAACTGAGCTGTGGATTTGTACTGGAACTGGTAACATGGGGATGTTTGTGCTGTGGCTGAGCAGTGCctacagagcccagccctgccctgtgtcctgtactgccccagcaggcaggaggctgagggagcccagcctgaggtgacagggacaggacagctGAGGCCAGCTGACCCAAGGGACATTCCATACTGTGTGACATCAGGCTCAGCATATAAAGCTGGGGGAAGGTGGAGCAAGGGGGTGTTTATGTTTATGggggatggagccctgctttcctggacaTGGCTGATGGAAGTGGTGAGTGGATTCCCTTTTTGGGGGTTGCCTGCCTGTGTGGCTCTTGCTTTACTATTAAACTCCTTATGTCCAgccatgagttttctcacttttaccttctgattctctcccccatccctctGGCTGTGAGGGGCTCAGCTCACAGCCAGGGTTAAGCCATGACAGTGACAACCACCACCAGCAAATTCATGCAGACTTCTCATTATCAACAGGAAGATGCAACAAGTGTGGCACCAAAATCATTACAGCAAAAATTTATATACAATGCATTGAAGTTTACAGTGTGCAAAATGTTAACACAAAAATACATACTCTAATTTACATCAACTCACCATGTCTTTCcccttttaagaaaataaaatataatacaatCTGTCTCAAAAAACAATTAATAGCAACAAGTATTAAACAGTCctgaattaaatatttcaggatTACCTTCAGCAAGCCTTTCTCTAGAAATCAGGGCTTACACAAAGCTCTGGAAGAAACAGGTGAGATTTCTACAGTCCATTTAGTCCTCCAAGTGACAACTTTAAGTGCTATAAATTCTTGATTCCAAATAGAAATTGATCAAAGACAATTGTATGGCCTTTGATCTTTCCTTCTTACCAGCTACATTTATAAAATCTTTCTTATTTCTTAGCAATGAAAGCACGGAACAGCATTCAGACATCAGTCTTTGATTACAAAGACTTGAGCCCAAATCCAAAGCTATTCCTTATTGTCCTGACAGTTTCCAAAGTGCTTTATTACTCATTCAAGCAATCAATCTAGAACCAAACTTATAATCAGTAATTTGAACAAAATCTCTTTTTCATCCTTTTAACTCATAAGACAAAAACAACGTACTGTACAATGCATTCTCTAGTTTCTGTAATTTGACAAAATTACTTAAAGTGCAATTTAGAGCTGGAAAATTTCTTGTAGGCATAAGCTTATCAACATTTTATTATACTGCCATGAATTTAAGCTATAATATATCTGATTAACCTGGGATAGTGTATTTTAATATACAAGCTTTTACAATTAAAacatgaattatttaaaaaatagctATATAAAACATCATGACAAATAATACTGTACTCAAAATTCTATCCAGCCTTCCACAGATAGATTTCCTAAAGGAAAATAGCTTCTCTTCTGACTAGATCAGAAAGAGTAAACAAAgacataaaaaaacccaaaaacccaaacccacttGAAAGTAAACGGAATGTTTAAACTGAAGCTCAGAGAAGCCAAAATTCATTGAAGTTTGAAGCACCTGTAAACCACAGACATACTTTCAGAACCGTTAAGTACACTTCAAtctattttctatttcaatATATAAGTAATATTTTAGAGTGTTTTGCTGTTAGTCTAATAGAGGTTTTCTCAAGGAAGAAAAACTCAAATCTGGAAGAAAATTTTcacatttgatttttaaattttttatttgcataGAAAGCAGCACCCCCATCCCACAATTTTATCCACACAGAGAATTTACCACGTGGGCATCATATCAGGAAACCACATTCTTCCAAGGTGTTTGGAGACTTCCAGATGGAGCCGATCCAAGCTGTAATCACTATCTGGAATCAGCACCTCCTCCATGATGGAAAGCTGAGTAAGCCTGCCCCCACACATCTTGACAAATTCAATAAAACCTCTGCAGGTGACCTCACactcccccagccccatggcAGTCAGGTTCTTGCAGCGCTCAGCGATCTGGATCAGTTCATCATCCAGGGGCTGGAGTCCATTGGCGCACACCACCAGCTCGATCAGCCGCGGGCAGTTCATGCCAATGCGGCCCAGCATGGCCTTGCTGACTGCACGGCCGAAGTACAGGTGTGTGACAGGTGTTTCCTCCCTGAAGAAAACATCAAATTCATCTTCATACAAGAAGAAATACATGACAATGTTGACTTTGGGGGAGTGTTTAACAAGAGCGTCCcagctttgttttttaatgGTGTGAAACTGAACTTGGCCGGGATTTTCACTCACGACGTCAATGCGAAGGTGTTCCAGATCAACGTGCTTTTCACTGGAAAGAGCCAGCAGCAGTTCATCACTTAATATGTAGTAGTTCAAAGCCAGCTCCTTGAGTCCATGGCACTGATCAGCCACACAAAGAATGCctgaggaataaaaaaaattcactctCTAAAACAAAAAGTGAATATaagcacagctgctctctgtaAAGCTGGCTTGAGTTTTCATGCTTATATCCAAAGCCCATGAAGTTCCCAAGTTCCAGGTATCCACAACCTTTTACAGAGTTCTGGCCATTAACACTTTACAGTAAAAGACACAAGTCACATTCATCCTGGATCTGCATATCTCCTCTTCGCCCCTCCCTGTGCAAAATTTCCTCAGCTTTGAAGAAACAACTGAAATCAAGACAGATTCAGCTGAAGTTGCTGCCATTCCCTTCCCTAATACTCATTCCTTCAACTTCTGACTATTTAAATCCACCCAGTTTAACAGCTACAACCTTCTGTGAATTAACATCTAAATAATGTTAACTCCTCCTAATCTGCAGGAATATGAAGAACACAGATAAAGCCATCTTTTGTGGACTCCAGAAAAGAATAAATGAATAGACCAGACCCAGACTCCTTTTTCCTAGCACTAAGGAGAAAGGAAAGTGAGAAGGGATCCTGAAGCCCTCTGAAATTTCAGCAAGGCTGTATTCAGAAGTGAGTCCTTCACCAACCAATGAGGAAGTCACCAGTCCCAGATCTGGACACACGAGGGCACTGTGGAAGCTGGAAACACTCACAGTCTAATACCACAGGCTTCTGAAATTTGCACACACTCTCAGCACTTTGCAAAACAATTACTGACAACTGTTATAATCTTCTTTATCCCACCAAGCAGTGGCTGATTCATGGATCAGGGATTCAGGGATTCCCACAGAACACCAGTTAGTTAAGTTTAGAGATCTGCACACACATTAAGGAGCACCCATTAGGTTATCTTCACATGGTAAAGCAATGAACATCACATCCTTTCAGTAGGTGTGAAAGGCTTGCACTAATTTTGAAGGCCTCAAGGCCTATCATCAGAGGCAGCAAAGCacctggagaaaatgaaaaaatatcccCAGGATTCCAGAAGATGCAGTCAAGTGAGTAGCATCCCCACCTTCATCAACCCATTCACTATcactttcttcttcaccttccaaCTGTCCAAACTCCAGACTAAGTCAATTACGTTTTTTTACAACTCCATTTTTCACATGCATTCAGTACTCACCAGCAGGTGAAACATGAGGACAGCTGCTCATTTTTAGTAGTTTTAGAGTATCACTGTTGTTAGCAACAAGAACCTTCAAGGAAGGATCATCAAGGGGTGTGTCATCTATCTTGATTGATGATAATGACTTGGAATTCACAAAAACTACTGTCAGTGCTGATGCAAAATGAGCCTATTTAGAGAaattgaaagaggaaaaaaattctataaTAAGATGAGCAAAACTTCAGGGCTTTGACCTCACATTCAACACAGAAAGtacaaaaataaacacttcCCATGGATCCCCTTTTTCATgtaaaaaagaattatttcaaCATAAACAGAGGGgatctttgtttaaaaacatgCTGCTGCATGTGACAGAATTAACCTTACACTCATTATTTATCTACTTTGATTTATCATTTCAGTGTAATACATTGATAACTACAGGGGTAAATGGATACAATGATGAGCCTGAAATATCTGGagtttttctgtagaaaaaaaagaaatgcccTTTATTTTCCAGAAACTAATTCTTCTGTTATTAGGAAGTAACTAGAGACTGTTTCATAAAATTGCCATTAACTTAAGAACAGAACATTAAGAAAGCTAAAGTGGTTTAAGAGTGAATTAAAATATGCTAGTTACAGTTTGTAAAACTTTACCTTAGAGACATTCATGAAGCTTGGTTTTGCTGTAGAGATCAAACCTAGTGTCTTGATAGAACAATTCACCAACTGAGAAAGGATGTCACAGGCTGCTTCTGCTGACTCAGTACTACTATCAACCtataaaagcaatttaaaaatagtGAAGTCATTCTGCAGTATTATTTAGAAAACAGCACCATGGATACCCAAGACTGCAGATTCCACATCTACTCAGCTCCTGATTGCAATCATCACAGGCACAAAGTGCAACATTGACAGAAAATTTCAAGACCAGAAAGAGTTCAGGGAAGTTACTATTAGAAAGTTTTTCTGAGTATGACTGCTGGGTAATTCTAATATGAACACAAACCTTAAATCTAAGTCTTGTCTTCAAATAACCTTATGTTAATGCAATAGTGTTACAGTACTGGTGCTACAATACACAGTGATATGcgtgcattttttttaaatgccaatTTTTAGAGCCCAAAAAAGACTTGACAAAGTCCTTGCTCCAGCAAATGAATCCGTTTTATCCACATGGACAACACCTTTGCatcttaataaataaataaataaataaataaatacatctaAATAATAAACTGATTCAAAATTCATAAGCCTGAAGAATAACTTTGAACAAATCTCTTATTCTGCCTCACCTTCCACCTCTGTTTTGCACCACATCCACTATTTCTTAATTCTGCAGAGGTTAGAGTGTACAAAATTGGATGAAACTGTCTGCacatgtgaaaataaaacattgcagTAGTTGCATTTTTAAACACAAGACTTGCCAGGTACAAGCCTTAAGGCAGCTGACACAGAAGAGCTGCATCCCTCGTGCTCAGTGACGTGCCACTGACCCACAGCTCAGCCACAGCTTACCTTGAAGCTGACGTACTGCAGATGGTCAGCGTGCCTCTTGATAATCTGCTGAATGAGATCTGGATGTGTAGACTTTAAATAAgaagtggctggctggctaaGTTCAAATTCAAACCTCCTCCAGAGATCTGGGATGTGAAAAACTTCATTCCACCTTCGACAAACAGAAGATGCCCTGGCTCTATCCACTAAAGTCAGGAACTGAAAAACACGCAGGATCACGTGGTGGGGAAGGCTGCCCCAGTCCATCGAGGTGCACGGCTCAGATTCCCCAAACCCTGAGCCACATAAACTagttttctgttttttgtttgtctgtgaTGTTCCAGGAGCTTCAGTTCCAGCCACCACCTTCTGCCCAGCTCTCTTCATGGTGAAAGTTTCAGAATGTAACAATCCAAGGTATTCAAACTACACAGGTTTCTGAAAGGTCTCACGTGCAACAGGTCTCTAGAAAAACACAGAAGATTAtgggaggaagggagaaaggCCAGTGGAAACACAGTAAGCAATAACAAGTTAATAACATTTAAATACAGCacattattttgaaaagaagcATATCCATATGTCAATATCCAGGGCACAGATATTGGCAAGGACCTTCTCTTTCAATACCTGTTATTTTGTACAACTTGAATGTTGTTACTTTAGAGAACGTGGACTTGTTAATTTACCAAGTGTAGTTTCATGTAGTAGTATTTCATAGTACATAAAGCATTTTATAGGGATCAAGAAgtatttaaaagcaatttaattCAGAAGTAGAAAATGGATTGTTTAATTCAGAAGTAGAAAATGGATTGTTTAAATTTAAACTCAGTTGACAAACTATGCAATCTACTCATGATCTCCAAAAAAGGTTTATCAACTAAAAAACCTAATTCATAAACTCCTTTTTGAAACACAGATAAACTTGGAACAGACTGTTCAGAAGCCAGGAAAGTTTTGCCCACCTTcctcagtttgctttttttccacaTGTCAAGCAGAGCAAAGTGTCTGCATAACTAACAGTAAAAAACTTTAGAGGCCACTTATCAAAGCAGGGCAAAGTAACTGAGGTTCACATGCTgtttttcagcaggaaaaggacAGTGACCTTGGAAATCAGCAAACTGCATGGATCTGCTTCAGCAAGGGACATCTGCCTCACGAGCCAGAGCTCAGAAGAGCACCATAATAAAAAAGCTCTGCTTTCACAAGCTGAAGCAGTGCAACCTAACCAAGTCCATTCTAGACTGAATTCTGTTGTTCAGTCAATTTTCAACTGGCTCTGCCACTTCATTATAGCAGAGGTTGAAGCCCCTTCTCAAACGTCCCGCTAGCCAGATGTTCATCCAGACCTCCTCTCTCCCCAACCTGTGTGAAGTGAGTATTCTCAAACCAGGCATTTTTCAAGAAAGAACAGAGCATATTATCTATTTCTACTGAACAAACTTCCATGGCAACCCCCACAGCTTGCTTTTTCTGGACTGAAAATTTTCCAAGTACCTTTATTatggaggggagggggaaaggaagaaaaaaaacacaaacccacaAATCTGTGTATTGCAAAAACAGCTGCCAAAATACATACTAACCTATCAAAAATTTACCTGGCATTTTCCACAAcctataaaaaaaatctgatctgTTTGGCTCATTAGTGTCTGATAAACTCCatctttatgaaaaaaaagCATGTGCATTCTTTGacaaagtggaaagaaaaatacagcgAATTTATTAAGGGCTGTTCATACAACTAGCTTCACTACTGCTTGACTTGCTGACAAATTATCTCAATCATCAAGGAATTTATTTTAGCAGTTCTTATACATATTCACCCAGTCTATTTAAATTTCCATCAGCAATATATGCAGACAGATAAGCCAGCAGCACtctttaaattatattaaataatagtTTTTCTTCCCTGAGTAGACACGTGGCTCACACTAACAGTGTTACTAATGTAATGAAGATTCAGGCTCAGCATGAATAAACATTTTGCTATTAGACCATCAACTTATCATCTACACAACCATGTTTTATGACTTTAGACTACTTTAAGTCACACAACAAATGGGCATTCCAAACCATTAAGTGTGGATGTAGTAATTAACCATTACAAAACTCTTACAGTTGATCACAGCCTTGCTAAATTTAGCAAAGGCTAAATACCTTTTGAGTCAAATACACCtgttgcttgtttttcttcctccctaCTTGGGAGGAATCACAGACTTGACTGTTTACTAAAAGAAAAGTCTagaacaaaaaaatgaaattgaacAAATGCTATTGTTTGAGAAGCTTctccttgcttttgctgttctCATGCAGATCTGCACATCTTGGTTAAAGATTGGTCTCtgataaaaatggaaatttctcCTATCTTACTTGAAACTTTCTTGAACTTCATGGGTGCTGATTTGGCTCCCACAAGGGAGCTCTGACATCTGAGAACAACCAGAAAGGGCATTTCCCTAAAGCACAGGTCAAGCCACAGACCAGAagcagcactccagatgtgggAAGAGATGCAGCATAGTATTGCTGATATACACAGCATCTATGCTGTGCCTGCTGGAATTTGGCCAGAACTTGTTCTTGATGCTACAGCCTTTAGAAATTGCTGTCTCCAGAATTTCTATGTTTAGAATTCTACACTACAGTCCTTTATATctagaaaaattaattcctatTACTCAGTGTGGGATGCAAAGCCAGAAA from Melospiza georgiana isolate bMelGeo1 chromosome 15, bMelGeo1.pri, whole genome shotgun sequence encodes the following:
- the LECT2 gene encoding leukocyte cell-derived chemotaxin-2 translates to MPALSLVTLVSLVSTVFTEQLDAHPPHQQQHGHWAPICSGNPTNRIRGCDRYGCGNFGADRHSGKGKHAGVDVICSDGATVYAPFSGQLSGPIRFFHNGNAIDDGVQIRGSGYCVKLVCIHPIRYQGQIRRGQRLGKMLPMQKVFPGIISHIHVENCDHSDPTHLLTPDVPPLPQRAQDGRWAAVCAGNPTNEIRGCDKYGCGYYGAPRRDGKGKHRAVDVICADGATVYAPFSGQLSGPVKFFHNGNAIDDGVQIRGPEFCVKLLCIHPIRYSGQISKGQVLGRMLPMQRVFPGITSHIHVENCDHSDPTSNLERGKGQRE
- the LOC131089946 gene encoding F-box/LRR-repeat protein 21-like, with the protein product MKRAGQKVVAGTEAPGTSQTNKKQKTSLCGSGFGESEPCTSMDWGSLPHHVILRVFQFLTLVDRARASSVCRRWNEVFHIPDLWRRFEFELSQPATSYLKSTHPDLIQQIIKRHADHLQYVSFKVDSSTESAEAACDILSQLVNCSIKTLGLISTAKPSFMNVSKAHFASALTVVFVNSKSLSSIKIDDTPLDDPSLKVLVANNSDTLKLLKMSSCPHVSPAGILCVADQCHGLKELALNYYILSDELLLALSSEKHVDLEHLRIDVVSENPGQVQFHTIKKQSWDALVKHSPKVNIVMYFFLYEDEFDVFFREETPVTHLYFGRAVSKAMLGRIGMNCPRLIELVVCANGLQPLDDELIQIAERCKNLTAMGLGECEVTCRGFIEFVKMCGGRLTQLSIMEEVLIPDSDYSLDRLHLEVSKHLGRMWFPDMMPTW